GCGGCGCTCGACGACGCCGGCGTCGCCGGCGACGACGTGGAGCACCTCAACTACGGCAACTTCATGGGCGCGCTCGCCGAGCGTCAGGGCCACCAGGCGCCGCTGATGGCCGAGGCCGCGGGGCTGCGCTGTGCGGGCACCCGGTACGAGGAGGCGTGCGCCTCCGCCGGCGTCGCCGTCCGCGAGGCGGTCCGCGCGGTCCGCTCGGGCGAGAACGACGTGATGCTCGCCGGCGGGATGGAGCGCATGACGAACCTCTCGACGGCGGACGTGACCGAGTCGCTCGCGGTCGCCGCCGACGAGCTGTTCGAGGTGCGCGCGGGCGTCACCTTCCCCGGCGCGTACGCGCTGATGGCCCGCGCGTACTTCGACGAGTACGGCGGGGGCCGCGAGGACCTCGCGCACGTGGCCGCGAAGAACCACGCCAACGCCGTGAACAACGAGTACGCGCAGTACCAGCGGGAGATCACCGTCGAGCAGGCGCTCGACTCGCCGGCGGTCGCCTCCCCGCTGCACCTGTTCGACGCCTGCCCGATCACGGACGGCGCGAGCGCGCTCGTGCTCGTCTCCGAGGAGTACGCCGAGGAACACGACCTGGACGCGCCGGTCGCGATAACCGGGACGGGACAGGGCGGCGACCGTGCCGCGCTGCAGGACCGCACGGACATGGCCCGCACGCCCGCCGCCGCCGACGCGGCCGCCGAGGCGTACGGCGACGCCGGTGTCGCCGGCGACGAGGTCGACGTGGCGGAGGTCCACGACTGCTTCACCATCGCGGAGGTGATGGCGCTTGAGGCGCTGGACTTCTTCGACCCCGGCGAGGGGATCGGCGCCGCCCGCCGCGGCGACACCACCCGCGACGGCGACCTCCCGGTGAACCTCTCGGGCGGGCTGAAGGCGAAGGGCCACCCGGTCGGCGCGACCGGCGGCTCGCAGATCGCGGAGATGACCCGCATCCTGCGCGGCGACCACCCCAACAGCGACGCCGTGCCCGACGCGACGGTCGGGCTCACCCACAACGCCGGCGGGACGGTCGCCAGCGCCGTCGTCCACGTGCTGGAGGTGGCGGAATGAGCGACCCCGAGCCCGACGGGCCCGCTGACACGGGCTACGACGAGTGGGCCGACTCGCTGGCAGAGGGCGGCTACTACATCGAGTGTGCGAACGGGCACGGGAACCTCCCGCCGCGGCGCGTGTGCCCGGACTGCGGGAGCACCGACCTCTCCGAGGAGCCGCTGCCCGATACCGGCGAGGTCGCCACGTTCTCCGAGGTCCACGTCGCGCCCTCCGGCTTCGGCGAGGAGCCGCCGTACGTCACCGCGGTCATCGACTTCGGCCTCGTCCGCGTCACCGGGATCGTCCGCGAGTTGTCCGCCGACGAGATCGGGATCGGGACCGCCGTGCGGCCGGACGTGGAGCGCAACGACGCGACGGGCAAGCGCCTGGTCGTGTTCCGGCCGGCGTAGGGCGGCCGCCGCGCTCGCGGCGGACCGCCCGTCGCGAGTTCACTCGATCCGTTCCAGTTCGTCGGTGTCGTAGTCGGGGACGGACACGGCCTCGTCGAGGTCACCTGCGACGCTCCCGCCGCGGATCGCCTCGTCGAGCGCCTGCCGCAACGGCCACAGGTCCGGTTTGACGTACGCGTCGTCGCTGCGCCACGCGTAGCGGACGCGCCGGTCGGGGTCGATCAGGAAGACGCCGCGTTTCACCATTCCCCGGTGGCCCTCCCATTCCTCGTACTTCACGTCGTACGCCGCCGCGACGCTGTGGTCCGTGTCCGACAGCAACGGGAACCCCAGGTCATAGGCGTCGGCGAACGTACGGTGCGCGTACGTCGAGTCGCCCGAGATGGCCCACGGCACGACGTTGGGGGTGGCCTCGAAGAAGTCGGCGTCGCGGATGGCACACATCTCGGGCGTACACACCGGGCTGAAGTCGGCCGGGTAGAAGAACAACACCACGTGGTTCCCGGCGTCGGTCGTCTCCGACAGCGAGAACTCGTCGCGCTCGGCGCGGACGACGCCGACGATCGAGAAATCGGGCGCGAGGTCTCCCGTGGTCAGCATGGTCCGCTTAGTGTTTGTGACCGATTGTCAAGGGTATTTCGGCGCGCGTTCAGTCGTCGCCGTCCTCCTGCTCGACGGTCACCGTCTCGTCGGGGCGTGCGCCGGCGACGACGCCGACGAACTGGTCGCCGAACTCCACGTGCGGGAGCAACATCGCGTCGTCGAACACGACCAGCTCGCAGCCGGCGGCGTCCGCGAGGTCGCGGCCCTCCGCGAGCGGCGGGAGGTCGGCCTCCCGTCCCCACACGATCGTCGTCGGCGCGTCCAGCGTCGCGAGCGCGTCCGCGAGATCCACGTCGCTGTTCAGGAACCCGGAGACGAACGACGCGGGGGCGAAGCGGGCGTTCTTCTGGTGGGTCGTGCGCCACTCGTAGTCGGGCCAGTCGTCGCCGGCCTTCTCGGGGTCCCAGTAGCCGTGGTCGGCGTTGAAGTAGGCGATGGAGGGCTTGGAGGCGAGCAGCCCGAAGACCGCCTCGCCGACGATCGGCGCCCGGATCAGCTCCCGCACCGCGGTCTTGGGCGGCTCGGGCCCCGCGACCGCGGTCGGGCACACGAGCGTGAGATCGGCGAGGTCGAGGCCGTCGGCGACGGCGGCGACGTACGCGCCCGTCAGCGACGAGGCGACCACGCGCGGCTCGTCGTACTCCGCGAGGAAGTCGCGGACGAAGTCCTCGTACAGCGCCGCCGAGTAGCGCAGCGGCGGGCGATCGGAGCGCCCGAACCCCGGGAGATCCGGGGCGACGACGTGGTAGTCCTTCGAGAGCGCGGCGAACACCTCGCGCCACTCGCCGGCGGAGCCGGCGGCGTTGATCCCGTGGAGGAGGACGAGCGTCTCGTCGTCCCCGTCGCCGGCCTCGGTGTAGGCGATGTCCATCCCGCGCCAGCGATAGGTGCGCTGGATCCCGCGCAGCGGCGGTTCGAGCTGTCCCGCCTTCGCGCGAAGCGCGCGCGTCGCCGCGACCGTGAGACCGGCGCCGAGCGCGGCGTACGTGATCGTCGAGGAGAGCTTCGATCGGAGAGTCATAGGCGATCGTAGGGCCGCCGTGAACTTAGTTCGCGTGGCAACCGACCGACACGGCGGTCCGCGCCGGCGACTCGGCGATCGGACCCGCCGGCGACCCGATATCGACTCGACGACGACGCGACGACGACTCCGCGATGGACGGTCGATCGGTCGGCCGGGTCTCGCGGAGTTACAACGGCTCCTCGCCGTCGACGATCCGGAGACACCGCTGTGCCAACGCCGGCACCCGCGTCTCCATCGTCGGGTACAGCGGGTCGTCGCTGTTGCCCTCCAGGTACCGCCGGTAGAACATCTCGCCGAGGGCTGCGAGCTTGTACACCGCGAGCGTCCGGTAGAAGCGGTCGTGCTCGTAGTCGATCCCGGTCGCGTCCTCGTAGCGCGCGACCAGATCCCGCCGACTCGGGTACCCCTCGCGCTCCATGAACGTCGAGGTGAGCTCCGGCGTCGCCGGCGCGGGGTCGCCGGGGTCGCGCCAGAAGGAGAGCATCCACCCCAGGTCGGTGAGCGGGTCGCCCAGCGCCGACAGCTCCCAGTCGAGGACGGCGACCAACTCGGGCGGCGTCCCGGGCGCGAACATGACGTTGTCCAGCTTGTAGTCGCCGTGGACGAGCGCGTGCTCGTGGTCGGCGGGGACGTTCGCCCGCAGCCACTCGGTGACCTCGGCGATCTCGGGCACCTCGCGGTCCTCGGCGGTCACCTCGAACGCCCACCGGAACTGCTTCGCCCAGCGGCCGACCTGCCGTTCGGTGAAGCCCGCGGGACGCCCGAACTCGCCGAGGCCGACCGTCCCGGGGTCGACCGCGTGGACCGCCGCGAGGGCGTCGACCAGCTCCTCGCCGACGCGACGGCGGTGCTCGGGCGCCGCGAAGCGCTCGGGTTCGTCGTCGCGGAGCACGTCGCCCGCGGTTCGCTCCATCACGTAGAAGTCCGAGCCCAGCGCGTCGTGGTCGTCGCACCCGAGCACCGTCGCCGGCAGCGGCACGGCGGTGTCCTGCAGCGCGTCCATCACGCGGTACTCCCGGAGCACGTCGTGGGCGGTCTCGGCCGTCTCGCCCGGCGGGGGCCGGCGGATCACCAGCTCGCGGTCGCCGTGGGTGACGAACAGCGTCTCGTTGGAGTGGCCCTCCGGGTGGCGGCGAACGTCGAACTGGTCGGCCGGGCCCAACTCGGCCGCGAGATACGAGCGGAGGCGCTCGGGGTCGACGAGGCGTCGGACGTACGCCTCGGAGTCGTCGGACATGCGAGTCGGTTGCACACCGCCCACGAAAAACGCCGGGGGTCGCGAGCGCGCGGCCGTCGCCCCGCCCCGTCGAGCGGTTCGGGTTGACGGTTCGGGCGGGCGATTCTGGCGGCCGTTCGGGGGTAGTGTTTTGCCTCGGCGGTCGGACCCCGTGGTATGGAGTACGACGACAGCGAGGCGGCGCGTGCGCTCGCCGAGCGAACCCGGGAGTTCGTCGACGAGGAGGTCGTCCCCGCGGAGCGGGAGGTGCTCGGGGACGGCCCCGTGAGCGACGAGCGGCTCGCGGAGCTCCGGGAGGCGGCCCGCGAGTACGACGTGTTCTGCCCGCAGATCGGCGAGGAGTTCGGCGGCATGGGGATGGCCTTCCGCGACGTGTTGCCGATGTTCGAGCAGGCGGGGCGGTCGCTGTTGGGCGCGGCCGCCTGCCGCGTCGACGCACCCGACGAGGGGAACATGCACACGCTGGAGCTGCTCGGTACCGACGAGCAACAGGCGCGGTGGCTCAGACCGCTCGTCGCCGGCGAGATCTCCTCGGGCTTCTCGATGACCGAGCCGATGCAGGGCGGCGGCTCCGATCCGAAGATGATCCGCACGAGCGCCGAGAAGGACGGCGACGAGTGGGTCATCGACGGCCACAAGTGGTGGACCACCGGCGGCACCGAGGCGGACGTGCTCATCGTGATGGCGCGCACCGACCCCGACGCGCATCCGTACGAGGGCACGTCGCTGTTTCTCGTCCCCGCGGACACGCCGGGCGTGAATATCGTCCGCGACATCCCTCACGTGGGCGGCGAGGTGACCGGCGTCGGTCACGCGGAGATCGAGTACGACGGCGTCCGCGTCCCCGAGGAGAACCTCCTCGGGAACCTGAACGAGGGGTTCGCCCACGCACAGCAGCGGCTCGGCCCCGCCCGGCTCACTCACTGCATGCGCTTCGCCGGGATGGCCGAGCGCGCGCTCGACGTGGCGAAGGCCTACACCAGCGAGCGCGAGGCGTTCGGCGGCCCGATCGCGGACAAGCAGGCCGTCCGCCACGACGTCGCCGACGCGGAGACCGAGTTGCACGCCGTGCGGACGATGGTTCGCGACGCCGCCGACCGGATCGACCGCGGCGAGGAGGCGCGCGTGCAGGTGGCGATGAGCAAGACGTTCGCCGCCAACACGGTACAGGACATCGTCGACACCGCGCTCCAGCTGTGCGGCGCAAACGGCATCGGGAAGGACCTCCCGATCGGGGACTTCTACGAGTCGGTCCGGCAGTTCCGGATCATCGACGGCGCCGACGAGGTCCACCGGCGCGTCATCGCCCGCGACGCCTTCTCGGACGTGGACGAGTCGGAGCTGGCGAACGCGACGCGCTACGGCGAACCGAACGGGTAGGGATCCGGCGAAAAACCGCCCCCGACCGGAAGCCGCCGGGACCGAACCGTCGCCCCGATTTTTGTCCCCCGCGGGCGACGGGGCTGTCATGGTGACACTCGATGCGGACCACGAGGCGTGGGCGGCCGCCCAGTCGGAGACGACGGCGGTCGTCGACGGCCGGGAGCTGGACGTGGCGTACTACGAGGCCGGCCGCGACAACGACGGCCCGCCGGCGATCTTCCTCCACGGCATCCCGACGTGGTCGTTCCTCTGGCGGGGGATCGCCCCCGCGGTCGCCGAGGACAGACACGTGATCGTGCCCGACCTCGTCGGCTACGGAAACTCCCAGCGCACCGACGACTTCGACCGGTCGATCCGCGCGCAGACGGGCGTGATCGCCGAGCTGATCGCCGACGCGGGGTACGACGAGGTCGACCTCGTCGCCCACGACATCGGCGGCGGGGTCGCGCTGCGGTTCGCCGCGGCCCGCCCCCGACAGGTGCGGAAACTGGTGCTTTCGAACGCCGCCTGCTTCGACTCGTGGCCGGTGGAGTACATCAACTCCCTCGGCGTCCCGGGCGTCGTCGAGGGCTGGGACGACGCGGAGTTCGAGGAGAACATGGAGTTCCTGTTCGCCGAGGGCGCCCACGGCGACGCCGACCCGGCGTTCGTCGCGGGGATGCGGGAACCGTGGGCCCGCGAGGGCGGCCGGCCGGCGCTTGCGCGGGCGGCGGTCGCGACGAACACCAACCACACGACCTGCATCGACTACGGGGCGATCACCGCCGAGACGCTGTGTCTGTGGGGCGCCGACGACGTGCTCCAGCCGATCGACAACGCCGAGCGCCTCGCCGACGCCGTCGCCGGCGACGCCGAGGTCGTCGGCCTCGACGACGCCTACCACTGGGTTACCCACGACCGCACCGAGGCGTACCGCGAGCGGGTGCGGACGTTCCTCGCGGACTGACCCGAACCGGTTCGCGGCGGTCGCGCGGAAGCGGGAACCGGCGGTGGCTATTTAGCGATGGAAACTCCAGGCCCGCCATGTCGTTCCAGCTTTCGAGCGAGCAGGAGGCGATCCGGGACGTGGTCCGGGAGTTCGGGGAAAACGAGATCCGGCCCGTCGCGCGCGAACACGACGAGACGCGCGAGTATCCGCACGACCTCGTGGAGCAGGCCGCACGGTACGACCTGGTGGCGCCGACGATCCCCGAGGAGTACGGCGGCGCCGGGATGGACCTGCTGACCGCGGTGGTCGTGACCGAGGAGCTGTGGCGCGCGGACCCCGGGATCGGCTCGGCGATCGGCTCGCGCGGCTTCGGCACGACGATGATCCGGGAGTTCGGCGACGAGTGGATGAAGGAGGAGTGGCTCCCGAAGGTCGCCGCCGGCGACGCGGCCACCTGCTCGTGCATCTCCGAGCCCGCGCACGGCTCCGACGTGGCGGGTATCGAGACCCGCGCGGAGCTCGACGAGGAGGCCGGCGAGTGGGTGCTCAACGGCGACAAGATGTGGATCACGAACGGGACGATCGCCGACGTGGCGGTCGTGATGGCGAAGACCTCGCCCGGCGAACGCCACCGCGGCATCACCGCGTTCCTCGTCGAGGCCGACCGCGACGGGTTCGAGCCGACGAAGATCGACAACAAGCTCGGCATCCGCGCCTCCGACCTCGCGGAGATCCGCCTCGACGACGTGCGGGTCCCCGAGGACCACGTGATCGGCGCGGTCGATCAGGGCTTCTACCAGTTGATGGCGTTCTTCGCGGGGGGACGCACCTCCGTGGCCGCACAGGCCGTCGGCGCGGCCCAGGGCGCGCTCGACGCCGCCGTCGAGTACGCCGGGGAGCGCGAGCAGGGGGGCAAGACGATCCAGGAGTACCAGGCCATCTCCCACAAGCTCGCCGAGATGGCGACCGACGTGGAGGCGGCGCGGTCGCTGACGTACCGCGCGGCATCGGTCGTCGACGCCGACGGCGACGACCAGCTGGCCGCGAAGTTCGCGTCGATGGCGAAGCTGTTCGCCTCCGAGCGCGCCGTCGAGGTCGCCGACGAGGGGATCCAGGTGCACGGCGGCGCCGGCTTCGTCACGGACCACCCCGCCGAGCGCTTCTACCGCGACGCACGGATCACGAAGATCTACGAGGGGACCTCCGAGATCCAGAAGAACATCATCTCGGATCAGCTGCTGTGAGCGCGCGAGGAGCGGGCGCCCCGGCGGTCCGTCGCGGCGGATCGTCGGCGCGGTCGCGGACGAGTGCCGCCCGGGATCGGCCGGGGAGCGGCAGCCTCGCCCTCGGTCTCGTTCCCGTACCCGGAACCCGGAGGGGTGGCGCATGAGCGACGAGGTCGAAGAGGCCGCCGCCGGCGACGCCCCGGAGTGGGACTTCTCCGAACGAGACGTGGCGATCCTCGAGGAGGTCGCCGACAACCCCGGCATCTCCTCTCGGGAGCTGTCGCGGGTGCTGGAGGACGACTACGGTATCGAGGTCTCGCACGTCACCGTCAGCGAGACGCTCCGGAAGATGCGCGAGCGGGGCGTGTTCCGCGACGCCATCGTCCCGAACGAGGACTACTACGCCTTCGGCCTGTTCGAGTTCAAGTTCGACCCCTCGAACTTCGCGGAGGAGTGGCGCGCGGCGATGGAGTACATCCGCGACGACCCCCACACGCTGCTGTATTTCCTCTCTGACGGCGAGTACCAGTGGAAGTCGGTGATGATGTTCCCGAGCCGGGAGGCCCAGTCGAAGTGGATCCACGAGTTCTACAAGGAACACGGCGCGGTCGTCTCGAACCTCCGGAACCACGTCGTCCACAACGTCCTCAAGTTCCGCACCGACCCGGAGATCTTCCGGACCTTACGCGAGGAGTAGAGGACTGGACTGTCGTCCACCCTTCGACCCGCCGCTCGTTATACCACGGGGACCCGCGGGCCGACCGATAGGTGTACCGCCGCGAGCTTACCAATGGTAAGTTTCGGCCGGGTTCGCCCCCCGGGATTCATGGGATTCCGCCCCCGACCCACTGTCGATGACACGACACACTGACTCACACGACGCGGAATCGCATCACATGGACACACACGACACGGATCCCCACGGAAACCCCCGCCCTCTCGCCCGCACCGGTGCGACGACCCCGACGCCCTCGTCCGGCGGGTGGTCGGCGTGAGCGACGCCGGCGGCGACGCCGCCCGCCGTATCGCCGACCGCTTCTCGCTTTCGGGCGACGTGGCGGTGATCACGGGTGCCTCAAGCGGGATCGGCCGCGCGATCGCCGAGGAGTTCGCCGCCGACGGCGCCGACGTGGTCGTCTGCTCGCGCGAGCAGGGGAACGTCGACCCCGTCGCCGAGGCGATCAACGGGGCCGCGGAGGCTGCCGCCGACGCGGACGGCGATGCCGAGGGTGACGACGAGCCGGGTGCGGCCCCCGCTCACGGTCGCTGTCTCGCCGTCGAGTGCGACGTGACCGACCGCGACGCAGTCGACGCGCTCGTCGAGGCGACCGTCGGGGAGTTCGGCGGGCTCGACGTGCTCGTGAACAACGCGGGCGCGTCGTTCATGGCGGCCTTCGAGGACATCTCCGCGAACGGGTGGGAGACCGTCGTCGACATCAACCTCCACGGCACGTTCCACTGCACGCAGGCCGCCGGCGACCACCTCGCCGACGGCGGCGGCGCGGTGGTCAACCTCGCGAGCGTCGCGGGCCGACGTGCCGCCCAGTACATGAGCCATTACGGCGCGGCGAAGGCGGGCGTGATCAACCTCACCGAGACGCTCGCGCTGGAGTGGGCCGGCCGGGACGTGCGCGTCAACTGCATCGCTCCCGGGTTCGTGGCGACGCCGGGCGTCGAACAACAGATGGGCGTCTCTGCCGACGAGGTCGACCGGGGCGACGTGGACCGCCGGATCGGCACGAGCGAGGAGATCGCCGACATCGCCCGCTTCCTCGCGAGCGACGCCGCCAGCTACATGACCGGCGAGACGGTGGCGGCGCAGGGCGTCCCGCAGGGAGAGGAGCTCCCGCAGCAGTAATCGACCGATCCGATGGTTGATGACCTCGATCACGGCGACCCCGGCCGCGAGGGCCAGCTTCATCACGTCGAGCTGTACGCGGCGGAGCTCGACGCCGTTACTCCTTTCTGGGACTGGCTGCTGGGCGAACTCGGCTACGAGCCGAAGGAGGAGTGGGACGGCGGCCGCTCGTGGGTGAACGGGCCGACGTACCTGGTGTTGGTCGAGGCGGACCGGCCGACCGAACGCTTCGACCGAACCGCGCCCGGACTGAATCACCTCGCGTTTCACGCAGCCTCGCGCGAACAGGTGGACCGCCTCGCCGACGGCGTCCGCGAACGCGCGGACGCCTCACTGCTCTACGGGGATCGCCACCCCTTCGCCGGCGGGTACTACGCGCTCTACTGCGAGTCCCCGGACGGCCTGAAGGTCGAGGTCGTCGCCCCCGCGGAATAGCTCACAGCGCGATGCTGGCGAGGCCGAGCGCGGCGACGGCGGTGACCGCGAGCACGGCCGCGGTCGCGAGCCCGAGCCGGACGCGAACGGCGGTCTCGGTGCGCATACCTCGACCTCCCGGACCGACTACTTCAACCTACGCCGCCAGTTATCTGAACTGAAAACTACGTCCCGCGGGACGCGTCGACGACCTCGTAGGAGACGGCCGTCTCGCGGAGACCCTCGGCGTGTGCCGCGAGGTCGCCGGCAACGACGACCAGCAGCACGTCGAGCCCGCGCATAGCGGCCTCGCGGACGGCGTCGACGGTGCCGAAGCGCACGTCGGGGTCGCGGTCGATGCGACCCAGTGCCGCCAGCGCCTCGGTCCCCGCGGCGACGACGAGGTCGGCGTCGCCGGCGAGGTCCCGCAGTCGGTCGGGGTCGACCGCGCCGCTCCCGCCGTCGCGGACGCCGGGGACCGTGACGGCCGTGACGGCGCCCAGCTCGTAGTCGACGACGCCGTCGAACTCCGCGACGCCGATGTCGTCGCCCGACTCGCCGGACGTGACGGCGACCGCGGTGGCGCCGGCGTCGTCCGAGCCACCGGACGCGGCGTCCGTGTCGGGAGCGTCGCCGTCCGCGTCGGCGACCCGGCGCGCGTGGAGGACTCCCTCGCGCATCGAGAGGCCGACGCGGTCGCCCTCCTCGACGGGACCGTCCGCGAGGGCGGTCTCGACCTCCACGTCGCCGAGCACGTCGCTCGTGACGTGGTCGAGGTACTCGCTGAGCTCGTCGGTCCGGGAGATGAGCCAGTCGACGCCCTCCTTCGTCACGCGGTAGCGTCCGCGCCCCTCGCGGTCGACGAAGCCGCCGTCGGCGAGGTCGCCGAGGTGTTCGGAGACCGCCTGGGCGGTGATCCCGATGGCGTCGGCGATCTCGCGTTGGCTCACCGCGGGCTGGCGCTCGGCGATCTCGACGAGGATGCGGTACCGCGTCGCGTCGCGCTTGTGTCGGAGAACGCCGAGGTCTCCGTCCGTGCCGTCGTCGCTCACAGTCGACGGTTGGAGACGAACACAAATAGAGTTGCGGTCCACCGCCGCAGATCGCGGGCGAGGGCCGATCCCCCTCAACCGAAGTTGTGCTCGTGGCCGAGTGGGTGCCCGCGGATCAGACGCCCTCCAGCAGTCGTCGGAGGTGTTCCGGCGGCACCGCTCCGCGGGCGGCGTGGCCGTCGGCGACGAACGTCGGCACGCCGGTCACGCCGCGCTCGCGGGCCGCCTCGAACTGCGACTCCAGTTCCTCGGCCAGCGCCCCGTCGTCGACGGCGTCGCGGATCTCCCCGCCGTCGACGCCGACGGACTCGGCCAGCTCCGCGAGGGTGTCGAGGTCGTCGATCTCGCGGCCCTCCTCCCAGTGGGCTTCGAGGACGGCGTCGTAGAAGTCGCGGAACGTGTCGAGGTCGGCCGTCTGTTTCACGTACAGCGCGGCCTGCTGGGCGTCCCAGGAGTCGGCGTCGTGCACCTCGTCGAACGCGAGCATCCCGTCGGCGTCGTACTCCTCGCGCAGGCGCACGACGTTCTCGCGCACCTGATCGTAGTAGTCCTCGTCCTTGCCGTCCTCGACGTCGTCGCGGATCTCCCCGTCGGGGCCGCGCTTGTGCCCGCGGAGGTCGAAGAACTGCCACTCCACGCCCACCTCGGGGAGGTCGCGCTCGGCGCGGTCCTCGCGGTACCGCCGCAGCGACGCCCGTCCGAGGTAGCAGAACGGACAGACGAAATCGGAGTAGATCGTGACCGGTCGCCGGTCGCTCGCGTCGTCGGCGGATGCGTCGTCGGCCGGGTCGTCGGCGGATGCGTCGTCGGTGCTCATGTGACTGCGAAGGCAAGCCAGGGGTTAGTGTCCGTCGCTCCCGGAGGTTCGTCGTTCCGGACGGACCGCCGGTACCGACGGACGTTCCGGCGCCCACCGGCGGGTTTTTCACGGGTGGGGCACCCGTGTGAGGGTATGAACCTCCCCCGTCTCGGCGGCTCGACGGGTCGCAAGCGCCCGTGGCTCGCGGTCCTCCTCGCGCTCGCGGTCACCGGGCTGGGCCACGCGTACCTCCGGCGGTGGCTCCGCGCGTTCGGCTGGTTCGCGGCGACGTTCGCGGCGGTCCTGCTGTTCGTCCCGCCGGAGGTCGTCGAGGCGCTCAACGCGGGCGACCCGGTGTCGAACCCGGTCAAGGCGCTGCCGCCGGTGATCGTCGTCCTCGCCAGCGCGGTCGACGCGTACATGCTGGCGCGCGCGACGCGTGAGGACGCGGGCGTGCGTCCGTCGGGTTCCGATGCCGGCGACGCCGGGTCCGGCGCCGCGGACGCGTCCCACCCCGGCGTCGCGGGGAGCGGCGCGGGGGCGGCGGGGCGCGGGGCGACGACCGCCGCCGAGGCGCCGGCGTGTCCCAACTGCGGGAAGGACCTCGACGCCGACCTCGACTTCTGTCCGTGGTGTACGACGAGGCTCGAATGGGACGATCCCGAGGGGCCGGACGTCGCCGGCGACGACGACGACGACGGTCCGAACCCGTAGGACCGCACTCGCCGGCCCGAACCGCCGTTAGGCTTTCAACGACTGCCGACGCACTCCGTGCATGGTCGCAGTCATCGACTCGCTCATCGTGTTTGTCGTGAGCGCGCTGGTGGGGGGAATCGGTATCTACGCGGGGGCGACGGTGCTGTCGGACGCCCGGAGCTACGAACACGCCGTCTGGACTGCGCTCATCGGCGCGCTGGCGTGGGTGATCGTTTCGACGCTGTTCGGGTGGCTGCCGCTGTTGGGAACCGCGCTCACGTATCTCGCGTACCTCGCGGTGATCAAGTGGCGCTACAAGGGCGGCTGGATCACTGCCGCCGGGATCGCGCTCGTCGGGTGGCTCGCGGCAACGCTCGTGTTGTCGCTGCTGTCGGCGGTCGGCTTCGGCGGCTTCTCCGCGCTCGGGATCCCGGGGGTGTGAGGGGTCGCCGACGGCGGGGGCGTCGGCGGGACCCGGGGATGTCGGGAGGCGAAACGTAGAAGCGGCCGCCGGAACGCAGTAGGGACCGTCGCCGCTTCTCCGCGGGCGTCGGGTAGGGGCGTCGCCCCGGGCCGCGGCGGCGATACCGTCGGCGAAGCCGGACCCGTAGCGTTTTACCCGGACACGGCACCATCATCGACCAGACAATGACGACCGACGCCGGCGGCATCGTGGGCGAGTTCCTCTCGCTGAAGGAGTCCACGGACGCGGACGTGCTCGCGATGCAGTGCGGCGACTTCTACGAATTCTTCGCCGACGACGCCGAGCTCGTCGCCGACGAGCTGGACCTCAAGGTCTCCCAGAAGTCGAGCCACGGCTCCTCGTACCCGATGGCGGGCGTCCCCCTCTCGGAGCTGACGCCGTACCTGAAGGCGCTCGTCGAGCGCGGCTACCGCGTCGCCGTCGCCGAGCAGTACGAGACCGACGACGGCCACGCCCGCGAGATCGAGCGCATCGTCTCCCCGGGAACCGTCGTCGACCCCGACGGCGCCGAGGCGCGGTGGCTCGCGGCCGTCGAACACGACGAGGCGAGCGACGACGAG
This genomic stretch from Halobaculum roseum harbors:
- a CDS encoding thiolase domain-containing protein, translating into MTGVRVAGVGLTPFGEHAGRTGRDLFAEAALAALDDAGVAGDDVEHLNYGNFMGALAERQGHQAPLMAEAAGLRCAGTRYEEACASAGVAVREAVRAVRSGENDVMLAGGMERMTNLSTADVTESLAVAADELFEVRAGVTFPGAYALMARAYFDEYGGGREDLAHVAAKNHANAVNNEYAQYQREITVEQALDSPAVASPLHLFDACPITDGASALVLVSEEYAEEHDLDAPVAITGTGQGGDRAALQDRTDMARTPAAADAAAEAYGDAGVAGDEVDVAEVHDCFTIAEVMALEALDFFDPGEGIGAARRGDTTRDGDLPVNLSGGLKAKGHPVGATGGSQIAEMTRILRGDHPNSDAVPDATVGLTHNAGGTVASAVVHVLEVAE
- a CDS encoding Zn-ribbon domain-containing OB-fold protein, which codes for MSDPEPDGPADTGYDEWADSLAEGGYYIECANGHGNLPPRRVCPDCGSTDLSEEPLPDTGEVATFSEVHVAPSGFGEEPPYVTAVIDFGLVRVTGIVRELSADEIGIGTAVRPDVERNDATGKRLVVFRPA
- a CDS encoding redoxin domain-containing protein, giving the protein MLTTGDLAPDFSIVGVVRAERDEFSLSETTDAGNHVVLFFYPADFSPVCTPEMCAIRDADFFEATPNVVPWAISGDSTYAHRTFADAYDLGFPLLSDTDHSVAAAYDVKYEEWEGHRGMVKRGVFLIDPDRRVRYAWRSDDAYVKPDLWPLRQALDEAIRGGSVAGDLDEAVSVPDYDTDELERIE
- a CDS encoding alpha/beta fold hydrolase codes for the protein MTLRSKLSSTITYAALGAGLTVAATRALRAKAGQLEPPLRGIQRTYRWRGMDIAYTEAGDGDDETLVLLHGINAAGSAGEWREVFAALSKDYHVVAPDLPGFGRSDRPPLRYSAALYEDFVRDFLAEYDEPRVVASSLTGAYVAAVADGLDLADLTLVCPTAVAGPEPPKTAVRELIRAPIVGEAVFGLLASKPSIAYFNADHGYWDPEKAGDDWPDYEWRTTHQKNARFAPASFVSGFLNSDVDLADALATLDAPTTIVWGREADLPPLAEGRDLADAAGCELVVFDDAMLLPHVEFGDQFVGVVAGARPDETVTVEQEDGDD
- a CDS encoding phosphotransferase family protein — encoded protein: MSDDSEAYVRRLVDPERLRSYLAAELGPADQFDVRRHPEGHSNETLFVTHGDRELVIRRPPPGETAETAHDVLREYRVMDALQDTAVPLPATVLGCDDHDALGSDFYVMERTAGDVLRDDEPERFAAPEHRRRVGEELVDALAAVHAVDPGTVGLGEFGRPAGFTERQVGRWAKQFRWAFEVTAEDREVPEIAEVTEWLRANVPADHEHALVHGDYKLDNVMFAPGTPPELVAVLDWELSALGDPLTDLGWMLSFWRDPGDPAPATPELTSTFMEREGYPSRRDLVARYEDATGIDYEHDRFYRTLAVYKLAALGEMFYRRYLEGNSDDPLYPTMETRVPALAQRCLRIVDGEEPL
- a CDS encoding acyl-CoA dehydrogenase family protein, translating into MEYDDSEAARALAERTREFVDEEVVPAEREVLGDGPVSDERLAELREAAREYDVFCPQIGEEFGGMGMAFRDVLPMFEQAGRSLLGAAACRVDAPDEGNMHTLELLGTDEQQARWLRPLVAGEISSGFSMTEPMQGGGSDPKMIRTSAEKDGDEWVIDGHKWWTTGGTEADVLIVMARTDPDAHPYEGTSLFLVPADTPGVNIVRDIPHVGGEVTGVGHAEIEYDGVRVPEENLLGNLNEGFAHAQQRLGPARLTHCMRFAGMAERALDVAKAYTSEREAFGGPIADKQAVRHDVADAETELHAVRTMVRDAADRIDRGEEARVQVAMSKTFAANTVQDIVDTALQLCGANGIGKDLPIGDFYESVRQFRIIDGADEVHRRVIARDAFSDVDESELANATRYGEPNG